One genomic region from Luteitalea sp. encodes:
- the mltG gene encoding endolytic transglycosylase MltG translates to MRRWLLLTLLVFAAVGVLLGVIAYRVVTPYKGYAADEQFVDIRAGSSQRAIGDRLVESGVVRDRIAFRVAVRLGARGRALKAGEYRFGRPASMLEVVDKLARGDVYLRPLTIPEGLTIAEMATLFNAKGFGAEQHFLEAASDPTPIRDLDPDARDLEGYLFPDTYNLPRRVDARELVNQMVGRFKAVFDDRMRARVSGSGQTVRELVTLASMVEKETGQDHERSLVAAVFANRLQKGIGLYSDPTIIYALTKTGRYEGNLSRADLRLDSPYNTYKYPGLPPGPIAAPGRASLTAALEPASVDYLYFVSRNDGSHVFAHTLDEHNKNVREYQVRYFRERRGKG, encoded by the coding sequence ATGCGTCGTTGGTTGTTGCTCACACTTCTCGTGTTTGCCGCGGTTGGCGTGCTGTTGGGTGTCATCGCCTATCGTGTGGTGACGCCCTACAAGGGCTACGCTGCGGATGAGCAGTTCGTCGACATCCGGGCGGGCAGCTCACAGCGTGCCATCGGCGACCGCCTCGTCGAGAGTGGCGTGGTCCGCGATCGGATTGCCTTTCGTGTGGCGGTCCGGCTCGGCGCGCGCGGCCGGGCCCTCAAGGCAGGCGAATACCGCTTCGGTCGACCAGCCTCGATGCTGGAGGTCGTCGACAAGCTAGCGCGGGGGGACGTCTACCTGCGCCCGCTCACGATACCCGAAGGGCTGACGATTGCCGAGATGGCGACGCTTTTCAACGCGAAAGGCTTTGGGGCCGAACAGCACTTCCTGGAAGCGGCTTCTGATCCAACACCCATTCGCGATCTCGATCCTGACGCACGGGATCTCGAAGGCTACTTGTTTCCCGACACGTACAACCTGCCGCGGCGTGTCGATGCGCGAGAGCTCGTGAATCAGATGGTCGGACGGTTCAAGGCGGTGTTCGACGATCGCATGCGCGCGCGGGTGAGCGGGAGCGGGCAGACCGTGCGTGAGCTGGTAACGCTGGCGTCGATGGTCGAGAAGGAGACCGGCCAGGATCACGAGCGTTCACTCGTCGCAGCCGTTTTTGCGAATCGACTCCAGAAAGGGATCGGTCTCTATTCCGACCCGACAATCATCTACGCGCTCACCAAGACCGGGCGTTACGAGGGCAATCTCTCACGAGCCGACTTGCGTCTCGACTCGCCGTATAACACCTACAAGTACCCGGGCTTGCCACCGGGGCCCATCGCAGCCCCCGGCCGCGCATCACTGACCGCCGCGCTCGAACCCGCGTCTGTCGATTACCTGTACTTCGTCAGCCGGAACGACGGGTCCCATGTCTTCGCGCACACCCTCGA
- the ruvX gene encoding Holliday junction resolvase RuvX, with translation MMRVLGLDVGQKRTGVAISDPSGTIARPLVVLHGNALPQVVALVARLIGEEEGLTTIVVGLPLRLNGSPNDQTARVLKFVAELRGQVSVPIALCGERLTSVEAESLLAQREKDWRRRKARLDAAAAAVILQEYLDQRAES, from the coding sequence ATGATGAGAGTCCTCGGTCTGGACGTCGGGCAGAAGCGGACCGGAGTCGCCATTAGCGACCCGTCGGGGACCATTGCCCGGCCGCTCGTGGTCCTGCACGGGAACGCCCTCCCACAGGTCGTGGCGTTGGTCGCCCGCCTCATCGGTGAGGAGGAGGGTTTGACGACGATTGTCGTGGGGCTGCCGCTCCGTCTCAACGGCAGCCCGAACGACCAGACCGCGCGCGTGCTCAAGTTCGTCGCAGAGCTGCGGGGACAGGTCTCGGTGCCGATCGCGCTCTGTGGTGAGCGCCTCACGAGCGTCGAAGCCGAGAGTCTGCTGGCCCAGCGTGAGAAGGACTGGCGCCGTCGGAAGGCCCGGCTCGATGCGGCGGCGGCAGCCGTTATTCTCCAGGAGTACCTGGACCAACGGGCCGAGTCCTGA